The Camelina sativa cultivar DH55 chromosome 16, Cs, whole genome shotgun sequence sequence CTTCCTAGAGAACTGTCTTTGATTCAAGATTCATTcagatttttttgaagttgtatttgttttatgtttcagGAGTATTGTTCAGAGCCTGAAAGGTACAATCACAAGCTGTTTCCATTGGAAAGATCGAGAAACGATGAATCGTTGGAGAAGTTTATGGAAGAAACAGAACCAATTGATCCATTTCCATGGCTGACAGAGACAGACACGAGTATTAGACCCTATGAAAGTGTACTGTCTAGACTGCGAAGCACATTCTTGAGGAAGAAGTCTTAGAGAATGCTTAGCGAAAAATCTAGCCTTACAATATTTCtgagataaatatgtaaaaaaaaatgaaaaagttaaTACGTAAATATGTAAACTtgagataaatatataacagtAAATATATCATCCTATGATCTACGTTTGAAGCATTAGTTTCTTCTTATAAACTCTAACTCTCTAGACTATAAGGGTGAAGATTggttcaaaaaaacaaaaaaaaaagactctcAAGGGTGAACAtgaaatacaaaacaaagaaaaaaatatttttattagctCTAACAGGATTTGACAACTTTAGACATTttgaaaaacatcaaaaagcaGTTTTTTCAAAGGAATAAGAACTACTCTTTTGGTCGGATTTTAGGCCGGAGCTTTGTGCAATTTTCTACTCCATAGTGTTACTTgatactctttttctttattattactCTATTTTTCTAGAATTCAAGTTttgatagttttaaattttcCCGTGACCAAGGATTCACATTGGTGTGTGTGtatgagaaacagagagaacgAGAGTACTGACTTATTAATTTCAAGAAACGAAGCAAAGACAAGATTCCACCAAACGTCATTATCATTAGTGCATTTTAACCCCACATGCGACAACAGAGCGTgacacaaaagctttcattttttAGTCAAAATGACACAGCTCTCCAAATTACAAAAGTGACTTCGAAATCAGTGAAACGaattcaaataaagaaaataaaaaagaaacttagGTTAAATGATTATACATAGTAAACTGTTTAACACAGTTACCATCAtcagaaaatataattatagtcAAGGACAAGGACCCACCTGTGAACCATCATTGATTGTGCCACTTTGTCGTCACTTAGCAGCTTCGTCTTTGGCCGCAGTGGCAGAAACGTAATAAGCAACACAGAAGAGGGCatgaagaaaacacaaaatccCTCCAACGGAGAGGAAATGGTGATGTGTGAACCCACAAGAGGATCTTGACTTACTGTTCGACATCGTCCCGATCACTATACTCCCGAATCCAACGGCGAATACGATCCTGTGGTTACACCATCCAATCAAGACGTTCCACGTGTCATTATATTTCTTGGACCATACAAATACAATTATTAATGCCCCCCAAAGAAGATTAGATTTGTTGTATTATTAACGTACCAAGTGAGGACGAGACAAACCATAGAGATTTGCctagaggaagaagatcttTGAAACTCGTCTTGAGAGCAAATACAGAGACAGCCTCCGACCAAGTTGAGTAGGACATGAGCTATTACCAATATCGCGGCTGCACCTAGACCGAGCCTAAACGCGTCCTGGCTCGGTTCTCTGCACTCAAATAAC is a genomic window containing:
- the LOC104749641 gene encoding uncharacterized protein LOC104749641, with product MTKIVGILLCLVIVGLDVGAAILGIQAEVAQNQVKHMRLWLFECREPSQDAFRLGLGAAAILVIAHVLLNLVGGCLCICSQDEFQRSSSSRQISMVCLVLTWIVFAVGFGSIVIGTMSNSKSRSSCGFTHHHFLSVGGILCFLHALFCVAYYVSATAAKDEAAK